One part of the Haemophilus parainfluenzae genome encodes these proteins:
- a CDS encoding DUF5718 family protein yields the protein MNFEQMIGLGVAGNFAGHLEQAGEAADFTQVKTENAIQPKAIFPFYVPSEKAGFLSTFPLSHNQINFPQGADNLQIEPEITLICDLTYKGKQVEHIIPHYFAAYNDCSIRRPNAKKICEKKNWGSASKGISSKLIPLSFFVKGSEIDQYRIACFHKRNGELNTYGIDSPAIGYSYFHQQLLDWIVDRMNNQPDEGPMNHIASLLEQANYPEQAIISIGATRYTEFGETHFLQPNDLSIVVVYNGEKYSAEEIEKMARDEKFADDISALIQKVV from the coding sequence ATGAATTTTGAACAAATGATTGGTTTAGGTGTGGCAGGCAATTTCGCAGGACATTTGGAACAAGCCGGCGAGGCGGCTGATTTCACTCAAGTAAAAACAGAAAATGCCATTCAACCCAAAGCGATTTTCCCGTTTTATGTGCCAAGCGAAAAAGCGGGCTTTCTTTCTACCTTTCCTTTAAGTCACAATCAAATTAATTTTCCACAAGGCGCGGATAATCTTCAAATTGAACCTGAAATTACGCTTATTTGTGATCTTACCTATAAAGGAAAGCAAGTTGAGCATATTATTCCGCACTATTTTGCAGCCTATAATGACTGCTCTATTCGTCGCCCTAATGCGAAAAAAATCTGTGAAAAGAAAAACTGGGGATCGGCAAGTAAAGGTATTTCATCAAAACTGATTCCACTTTCTTTCTTTGTTAAGGGAAGTGAAATTGATCAATATCGTATCGCTTGCTTCCATAAACGCAATGGCGAGCTCAATACGTATGGTATTGACAGCCCTGCTATTGGTTATAGCTATTTCCACCAACAATTATTAGATTGGATCGTGGATAGAATGAATAATCAACCCGATGAGGGACCGATGAATCATATTGCTTCTTTGTTAGAGCAAGCAAACTATCCTGAACAAGCGATTATTAGTATTGGCGCCACCCGTTATACCGAGTTCGGCGAAACGCATTTCTTACAACCCAATGATCTCAGCATTGTTGTCGTGTATAACGGTGAAAAATATTCTGCTGAGGAAATTGAGAAAATGGCAAGAGATGAAAAATTTGCAGATGACATTTCAGCGCTTATTCAAAAAGTGGTTTAG
- the birA gene encoding bifunctional biotin--[acetyl-CoA-carboxylase] ligase/biotin operon repressor BirA yields MNMPSLLDCLSDCHPKVRSDLMSFLNITSNELAQEIALLRESGLNIQEENDVYQLVPEMPLLNPQTISTALFPYSVHYHRTISSTNEFITNQINQLKKGDLCLAEYQTAGRGRRGRQWLSPFAGQLIFSFYWTIDPKKALDGLSLVIGLAIAEALNAKVKWPNDILLSGRKLGGILVEIINHKNGLLNLVVGIGINVKLPQSTEISQPYAQLTEQDPNIDRETILIKVIQRIYSRLAQFEEKGIDEEFMQQWINHNEFFGDKVNVFTEQGAISGIEQGIDKRGYLKLITDEGERYFNAGEVSLRRR; encoded by the coding sequence ATGAATATGCCATCGTTATTGGATTGTTTGTCTGATTGCCACCCTAAAGTGCGGTCAGATTTGATGTCGTTTTTAAATATTACGTCAAATGAATTGGCGCAAGAAATAGCATTATTGAGAGAATCGGGATTGAATATTCAAGAAGAAAATGATGTTTATCAGTTAGTGCCAGAAATGCCTTTGTTAAATCCGCAAACAATTTCGACCGCACTTTTCCCTTATTCTGTGCATTATCATCGAACCATTTCTTCAACAAATGAATTTATAACGAATCAAATTAACCAATTAAAAAAAGGTGATTTGTGTCTGGCAGAATATCAAACCGCAGGGCGGGGACGTCGTGGTCGTCAATGGCTTTCACCGTTTGCAGGGCAGTTAATTTTCAGTTTTTATTGGACTATCGATCCTAAAAAAGCATTGGATGGATTAAGTTTAGTAATCGGTTTAGCGATTGCAGAAGCGTTAAATGCGAAAGTGAAATGGCCAAATGATATTTTGCTTTCAGGGCGGAAGCTTGGTGGCATTTTAGTGGAAATCATTAATCATAAGAATGGGTTGCTTAATTTAGTGGTTGGTATTGGGATCAATGTAAAATTACCACAATCAACCGAAATTAGTCAGCCGTATGCGCAGCTAACCGAACAGGATCCAAATATAGATCGTGAAACGATCCTTATTAAAGTGATTCAACGTATTTATTCTCGATTAGCTCAATTTGAAGAAAAGGGCATTGATGAGGAATTTATGCAACAATGGATAAACCATAATGAATTTTTTGGTGATAAAGTGAATGTCTTTACTGAACAAGGTGCGATTTCAGGTATAGAGCAGGGAATTGATAAGCGCGGTTATTTGAAACTCATAACCGATGAAGGCGAGCGGTATTTTAATGCCGGAGAGGTTTCTTTAAGAAGAAGGTAA